From one Candidatus Rokuibacteriota bacterium genomic stretch:
- a CDS encoding alpha/beta fold hydrolase, whose translation MVREKTIDVSGMAIFYREAGAGEPILLLHGNPNSSYLWRKLLPRLARFGRAVAPDHYGFGKSDKPADADYSVPATFATWKASRSPSGWIGSI comes from the coding sequence ATGGTCCGCGAGAAGACCATCGACGTCAGTGGAATGGCGATCTTCTACCGGGAGGCCGGCGCGGGAGAGCCGATCCTGCTGTTGCACGGGAATCCGAACTCGTCCTACCTCTGGCGTAAGCTCCTGCCCCGGCTGGCGCGCTTCGGTCGCGCCGTCGCCCCGGATCACTACGGTTTCGGCAAATCAGACAAGCCGGCTGACGCCGACTACTCCGTGCCGGCTACGTTCGCTACCTGGAAGGCTTCACGGTCGCCCTCGGGTTGGATCGGCTCCATCTGA
- a CDS encoding alpha/beta hydrolase: protein MDRLHLIVHDFGGPFGLGFAIAHPERVRSLAVMNTIFYPDYEWHPLAKIWRTPEEGERWMAGWTQERFVAGRLKALVHPENLTPADLDIYYEPIADPAMRTAILKLYRNTTPSEHPEWEEGLRRLNVPALIIWGRQDPYIPLETAERFHRDLKGSSLFVLDDAGHLVQEDQPEQVAQLIEAFYARRPWGT, encoded by the coding sequence TTGGATCGGCTCCATCTGATCGTCCATGACTTCGGTGGTCCGTTCGGGCTTGGCTTCGCGATCGCCCACCCCGAGCGCGTTCGGAGCCTGGCGGTCATGAACACGATCTTCTACCCGGATTACGAGTGGCACCCGCTCGCGAAGATCTGGCGGACGCCCGAGGAAGGCGAGCGCTGGATGGCGGGATGGACACAGGAGCGCTTTGTCGCCGGAAGGCTCAAGGCACTGGTGCACCCGGAGAACCTCACCCCGGCCGACCTGGACATCTACTACGAGCCCATCGCGGACCCGGCAATGCGGACGGCGATTCTCAAACTCTACCGGAACACCACCCCCTCGGAGCACCCGGAGTGGGAGGAAGGCCTCCGGCGTCTCAACGTCCCCGCGCTGATCATCTGGGGACGCCAGGACCCGTACATTCCGCTCGAGACGGCTGAGCGCTTCCACCGAGACCTTAAGGGCTCATCCTTATTTGTGCTCGACGACGCCGGCCATCTCGTCCAGGAAGACCAGCCCGAGCAGGTCGCGCAGCTCATCGAAGCGTTCTATGCGAGGCGCCCATGGGGAACCTGA
- a CDS encoding methylated-DNA--[protein]-cysteine S-methyltransferase, whose product MKQTPSVCQAIEPDLIAVAMREAEPAAARRVEDHVARCRPCQGELERYRAIDGMVDTLRHESLPTAQAALAHDRLESRLADLRRRLVAYRVFPSPLGRLLIARSEQGILLVEYLASGASFRASRLSREEHAEAVEDGPEIETLYRELLDYLQGKRSRFEWPLDLRLARTDFHRTVLKATSKIPYGAVVSYTGIACKVGKPEAARAVAQALRWNPVPILIPCHRVIGSSDSLTGYAGNRIGLKQRLLTVEGIPTVKAARDFRIMRESMYVRAPGQEYCLPTCHWLASADAARLTLFGLRERAEAAGLRPCTSCRPDLHPISH is encoded by the coding sequence CGATTGAACCGGACCTCATCGCGGTCGCCATGCGGGAGGCCGAGCCCGCGGCCGCGCGGCGGGTGGAGGACCACGTCGCCCGCTGCCGCCCCTGTCAGGGTGAGCTCGAGCGCTACCGCGCCATCGACGGGATGGTGGACACGCTGCGACACGAGTCGCTCCCGACCGCGCAGGCGGCGCTCGCCCACGACCGACTCGAGTCGCGCCTGGCCGACCTCCGCCGCCGCCTGGTGGCGTACCGGGTGTTCCCCTCGCCGCTCGGCCGTCTCCTGATCGCGCGGTCGGAGCAGGGCATCCTCCTGGTGGAGTACCTGGCAAGCGGCGCGAGCTTTCGGGCGTCTCGCCTGAGCCGGGAGGAGCACGCGGAGGCCGTCGAGGACGGCCCAGAGATCGAGACGCTCTACCGGGAGCTCCTCGATTACCTCCAGGGAAAGCGCAGTCGGTTCGAGTGGCCGCTCGACCTGCGCCTCGCGAGGACCGACTTTCACCGGACGGTCCTGAAGGCCACGTCGAAGATTCCGTACGGTGCCGTCGTCTCCTACACGGGCATCGCCTGCAAGGTCGGCAAGCCTGAGGCCGCGCGGGCCGTGGCTCAGGCCCTCCGCTGGAACCCGGTGCCGATCTTGATCCCCTGTCACAGGGTCATCGGCAGCTCGGACTCCCTCACCGGCTACGCCGGCAACCGGATCGGCCTGAAGCAACGCCTCCTCACCGTGGAAGGTATCCCCACCGTTAAGGCGGCCCGGGACTTCCGCATCATGCGCGAGTCGATGTACGTCCGCGCGCCCGGACAGGAGTACTGCTTGCCGACGTGCCACTGGCTGGCCTCCGCGGACGCCGCGCGCCTGACGCTCTTCGGCCTCCGCGAGCGCGCGGAAGCGGCCGGGCTCAGGCCGTGCACCAGCTGCCGCCCCGACCTCCACCCGATTTCACACTAG
- a CDS encoding RidA family protein codes for MAERQRVSSGSPYEPRIGFSRAIRVGNRVLVSGTAPIWPDGSCDRDPEAQARRCLEIILAALREAGAGPEHVVRTRTYLTRAEDWEAVGRAHGAVFRETRPASTMVVVAGLLDPRWKVEMEAEAVVG; via the coding sequence ATGGCAGAGCGGCAGCGGGTTTCGTCCGGCTCGCCGTACGAGCCGAGGATCGGGTTCAGCCGGGCGATCCGGGTGGGCAATCGCGTGCTGGTCTCGGGGACTGCGCCGATCTGGCCTGACGGGTCGTGCGATCGGGACCCCGAGGCCCAGGCGCGCCGCTGCCTCGAGATCATCCTGGCGGCGCTCCGGGAAGCCGGAGCTGGCCCGGAGCACGTCGTTCGGACGCGAACCTATCTCACGAGGGCCGAAGACTGGGAGGCGGTGGGGCGGGCCCACGGCGCGGTCTTTCGCGAGACCCGCCCCGCCAGCACCATGGTCGTGGTCGCGGGGCTCCTGGATCCGCGCTGGAAGGTGGAGATGGAGGCCGAGGCCGTGGTCGGCTGA
- a CDS encoding OB-fold domain-containing protein, whose translation MPNVEYRGMNLIVPENDSEWKEYFQAARQHRLMMRKCAACDLMRYPPTRACPWCTALDWSWQEVSGGGTIYSYEIVVQAIQPGFRDWAPYPVVLAELDEQRARPTPDEGLRMIANLVRPDFAPERDENVAIGRRVRVVFQDLSPEIALPQFTLTDEPAEGRLWRLV comes from the coding sequence ATGCCGAACGTGGAATACCGCGGGATGAACCTGATCGTGCCGGAGAACGACTCGGAGTGGAAGGAGTACTTCCAGGCCGCGCGCCAGCACCGCCTCATGATGCGGAAGTGCGCCGCCTGCGACCTGATGCGCTACCCGCCGACGCGCGCCTGCCCCTGGTGTACAGCGCTCGACTGGAGCTGGCAGGAGGTGAGCGGCGGGGGCACCATCTACTCTTACGAGATCGTCGTCCAGGCCATCCAGCCGGGGTTCCGGGACTGGGCGCCCTACCCGGTCGTGCTCGCCGAGCTGGATGAGCAGCGCGCCCGGCCCACCCCCGACGAGGGCCTCAGGATGATCGCCAACCTCGTGAGGCCCGACTTCGCGCCCGAGCGCGACGAGAACGTCGCGATCGGCAGGCGTGTTCGCGTCGTCTTCCAGGACCTCTCGCCCGAGATTGCCCTTCCCCAGTTCACCCTGACCGACGAGCCGGCCGAAGGTCGGCTCTGGCGCCTGGTCTGA
- a CDS encoding MFS transporter, whose product MSRLADAGLEPGRAPRARSSGFYYGWVVVGGAFLILFLAYGAQYAFGVFFAALLDEFGWSRTGLSGVFSLYAFLYCVFGLAAGQLTDRWGPRVVISLGGVFLGAGLAGMSQVRELWHPYVLYGVVAALGMSTAYVPCNATVVKWFVRKRGLAVGVASSGGSLGTFALPPLAHLLVGAVGWRWAYVAFGAAILVILNLVARVMKRDPELLGLAPNGAARSPAPASANAEVRWPLPWAIRTAAFWTLFGVFAATWIPVFIPLVHAVPFARDLGISPLLASTVVSALGIAAVFGRLVMGGISDRTGRKSALGISIGLQGLAFLGFMAVGGLPALYLVVVGFGFSYGAVSTLFPAIVGDFFGRERAGSLVGFLFALAGSMAALGPVGAGAIYDATGRYTWAFLLSAGFNGLALLLLALARPPQARAGF is encoded by the coding sequence GCGCCTCGCGCTCGCTCCTCCGGCTTCTACTACGGGTGGGTCGTCGTCGGCGGGGCGTTCCTCATCCTGTTTCTGGCCTACGGCGCCCAGTACGCCTTCGGCGTCTTCTTCGCCGCGCTCCTGGACGAGTTCGGCTGGAGCCGGACCGGGCTTTCCGGCGTGTTCTCGCTCTACGCGTTCCTCTACTGCGTCTTCGGCCTGGCGGCGGGACAGCTCACCGACCGGTGGGGTCCGCGCGTCGTGATCTCGCTCGGCGGCGTCTTCCTGGGCGCGGGGCTCGCGGGGATGAGCCAGGTTCGCGAGCTCTGGCACCCGTACGTGCTCTACGGCGTCGTGGCCGCCCTCGGCATGAGCACGGCCTACGTGCCGTGCAACGCCACCGTGGTGAAGTGGTTCGTTCGGAAGCGCGGACTCGCCGTGGGGGTCGCCTCCAGCGGCGGGAGCCTGGGGACCTTCGCGCTCCCGCCCCTCGCCCACCTGCTGGTGGGCGCCGTCGGCTGGAGGTGGGCGTACGTCGCCTTCGGCGCCGCGATCCTCGTGATCCTGAATCTCGTGGCCAGGGTGATGAAGCGCGACCCGGAGCTCCTGGGGCTCGCCCCCAACGGCGCGGCGCGGAGCCCGGCGCCGGCCTCAGCGAACGCCGAGGTCCGGTGGCCGTTGCCGTGGGCCATCCGAACAGCCGCCTTCTGGACGCTCTTCGGCGTCTTCGCCGCGACGTGGATCCCGGTCTTCATCCCGCTCGTCCACGCGGTGCCGTTCGCCCGGGACCTCGGGATCTCGCCGCTCCTGGCCTCGACCGTGGTCAGCGCGCTCGGGATCGCCGCGGTCTTCGGCCGGCTCGTCATGGGCGGAATCTCGGATCGGACCGGGCGGAAGTCGGCCCTCGGCATTTCGATCGGCCTCCAGGGCCTCGCCTTTCTGGGATTCATGGCCGTGGGCGGGCTTCCGGCGCTCTACCTCGTCGTAGTGGGGTTCGGGTTTTCCTACGGGGCCGTCTCCACGCTCTTTCCCGCCATCGTCGGCGATTTCTTCGGCAGGGAGCGGGCGGGGAGCCTCGTCGGCTTCCTCTTCGCGCTGGCGGGCTCGATGGCGGCGCTGGGGCCGGTCGGAGCCGGCGCGATCTACGACGCCACCGGCCGCTACACCTGGGCGTTTCTCCTGAGCGCCGGGTTCAACGGGCTGGCCCTGCTTCTCCTGGCGCTCGCCCGTCCGCCCCAGGCCCGGGCCGGGTTCTGA